The following proteins are co-located in the Xiphophorus hellerii strain 12219 unplaced genomic scaffold, Xiphophorus_hellerii-4.1 PGA_scaffold_81__1_contigs__length_211163, whole genome shotgun sequence genome:
- the LOC116716703 gene encoding uncharacterized protein LOC116716703: MLLFWVTIHVLLHQGNTLAPVVTVQLGQPVTLTCVFTKTIGSLGWVHWYKQTAGDTLKLIVMTRKNTNPDYGPGFTSGNFSTTYYNKMSNLTIRKTTKEDEGMYHCGLMDWLGSSWNGSYLLLTGNSETTSSYRVVQQPAVLDQHRKETSETLQCSLVSQTETETCAGDPSVFWFKAGSDKNSPDLIYSDGKTPENCEKTSNTQKKCRYNFSKNINSSDVGTYHCAVATCREIFLGNGTRIESAHSSCYEVMLLLVITGICLTICVIVIIVLICCRTQRTPCKNFRENSSSKAQHNDINLPDDMTDGDHVTYAALHFSTETTKKRERKTEEGVYSNVREFI, from the exons ATGCTTCTGTTTTGGGTCACAATACATGTTCTTCTTCATCAAGGAA ATACTTTGGCTCCTGTTGTCACTGTTCAACTGGGTCAACCTGTGACTTTGACATGTGTTTTTACCAAGACCATTGGGAGCCTCGGTTGGGTTCACTGGTACAAGCAAACTGCAGGAGATACTCTAAAATTAATTGTAATGACACGCAAGAATACAAATCCCGATTATGGACCAGGatttacatctggaaatttcAGCACAACATATTACAACAAAATGAGCAACTTGACGATTCGGAAGACCACCAAAGAAGATGAAGGAATGTATCACTGTGGTCTTATGGACTGGCTTGGTTCTTCTTGGAATGggtcttatttattattaacag GAAACAGTGAAACAACATCAAGCTACCGTGTTGTTCAGCAGCCAGCTGTTTTGGATCAACATCGTAAAGAAACTTCGGAGACTCTGCAGTGTTCACTTGTCTCTCAGACTGAGACAGAGACTTGTGCAGGAGATCCCAGTGTGTTCTGGTTCAAAGCCGGATCAGACAAGAACTCTCCTGATCTCATCTACAGTGATGGAAAAACGCCTGAAAATTGTGAGAAGACGTCAAACACCCAGAAGAAATGCAGATATAATTTCTCTAAGAACATCAACTCCTCTGATGTTGGGACTTATCACTGTGCTGTGGCCACATGCAGAGAGATATTTCTTGGAAATGGAACCAGAATCGAAAGTG CTCATTCGTCCTGTTATGAAGTTATGTTGCTGCTGGTGATCACAGGAATCTGCTTGACCATTTGTGTGATTgtgattattgttttaatctgttGCCGAACTCAAAGAACACCATGCAAAAACTTTAGAG AAAACTCCTCATCAAAAGCACAGCACAATGACATCAATCTACCAGATGATATG ACAGATGGAGATCATGTGACCTATGCTGCCTTGCATTTCTCCACAGAGACgacaaaaaagagagagaggaagactGAAGAAGGTGTATATTCAAATGTCagagaatttatttaa
- the LOC116716710 gene encoding uncharacterized protein LOC116716710 codes for MIQIVLVPVVTVQLGDPVTLSCALLEKFQSTSWLHWYKQSAGDTLKFIVLQQKSIKPNYKQNASTSRIAATNDDKFSNLTIMKTVLQDEGMYHCAHMDWTESTWTGTYLSVKANSRTSSYTVLQNPDSDPARPTDSETLQCSVLSQSEDKACSGELSVFWFRTGSEQSYPEIIHSTDKGLRDCENTVTSNAQKKCSYSFSKNFSSSDKGTFYCAVATCGEILFGNGIKTTDQSAIPKVNVLMIIIICLVISMTVNIGFICHHTRRSWCGNVKAKQNENQLDNITVNGQDLNYAALHFDERKTPRGNIKRHLKTEDSVYSGVKCDLIVK; via the exons atgatACAGATTGTTTTGGTCCCAGTGGTCACGGTTCAACTTGGTGATCCTGTGACTTTGTCTTGTGCTTTATTGGAGAAATTTCAAAGCACCTCATGGCTTCACTGGTACAAACAGAGTGCAGGAGATACTCTGAAATTCATTGTGTTGCAGCAGAAAAGCATAAAGCCTAATTATAAACAAAATGCGTCTACCTCAAGAATAGCGGCAACAAACGATGATAAATTCAGCAATCTAACGATTATGAAGACAGTTCTACAAGATGAAGGAATGTATCACTGTGCTCACATGGACTGGACTGAATCTACTTGGACTGGGACTTATTTATCAGTAAAAG CAAACTCCAGGACATCGAGCTACACTGTTCTTCAGAACCCAGATTCTGATCCTGCCCGTCCAACAGACTCAGAGACTCTTCAGTGTTCAGTCCTCTCTCAGTCTGAGGACAAAGCCTGTTCAGGAGAACTCAGTGTGTTCTGGttcagaaccggatcagaacagTCCTATCCAGAAATCATCCATTCTACTGACAAAGGACTTCGTGACTGTGAGAACACAGTGACATCGAACGCTCAAAAGAAATGTAGTTACAGCTTTTCTAAGAACTTCAGCTCTTCTGACAAGGGAACATTTTACTGCGCCGTGGCAACATGTGGAGAGATATTATTTGGAAATGGAATTAAAACAACAG ATCAGTCAGCAATTCCTAAAGTTAATGTGTTGATGATCATAATAATCTGCTTAGTCATCTCTATGACTGTAAATATCGGTTTTATCTGCCACCACACTCGAAGATCATGGTGTGGAAACGTTAAAG caaaacagaatgagaaTCAACTGGATAATATT aCGGTAAATGGACAGGACCTGAACTACGCTGCCTTACATTTTGACGAAAGGAAAACACCAAGAGGAAACATAAAACGGCATCTGAAAACTGAAGACAGTGTGTATTCAGGGgttaaatgtgatttaattgTTAAGTAG